GAACGTCTCGATCGCCTCGGTCATCGGTTGGGCCCGCGCCAGCTCGCGCAGCTCCCGCGACAGCTCCACCGGAGACAGGCGCGCGTCGGGCTCGCGCTGCACGCAGAGGACCGGGTCGGTGCGCCCGCCGCGCGGCACGCCTACCAGCGCGCTGCGGAACACGTCGGCGTGGGTGTCGAAGACGCGCTCGCACGCCACGGTGAACCAGGTGCGGTCGCCGTCCACCACGCGCTGGGTCTTGCGGCCGCAGAACCAGAGCCGGCCGTCGGCGTCGAAGTAGCCGAGGTCGCCCATGCGGTGGAAGAAGCCGCCGTCGTCGGTCGGGATCTTGGCCAGGCGGGTCTGCGCCTCGGCCTCCCAGTAGCGCGCGGTCGCCTGGGGCGCGCGCACGATGATCTCGCCCACCTCGTCGGTCGCGCAGGCGGGCGCCTCGTCCAGGCTGGCGATCGGCGCGTCGGTGATCGGGATCACCCGCACCTCCGCCGAGGCGACGGGGCGACCCACGCACACGCCCGCCCCCTCCGCGGTGAGCGCGGCCGCGTGGTCGATCACCTCTCGGCTCTCGATCACCGCCACGGGCAGGCACTCGGTCGCGCCGTAGGGGGTCCAGACCTCGGCGTCGTCGGGGAGCATGGCGCGCATCCGCGCGAGCACCGCGGTCTGCACGGGCGCCCCGGCGCTGAAGACGCGGCGCAGGGTCGGGAGGGTCTTGCCCGTGCGCTCGCCCCACCGACTCAGGCCGTCGAGCAGCGCGGGGGAGCCGAACATGCACGTCACGCCGAAGTCCTCGATGGCCTCGACGAGCTTCTCGGGGCTCGCCTTGGCGGGGCGCGTCGGATCCATGTCGGGGATCACGGTGGTCATGCCGAGCGCGGGATCGAAGAGCGCGAAGAGCGGGAAGGTGGGCAGGTCGATCTCGCCCGGCTGGATGTCGAAGGTCTCGCGCAGCGCGTCGACCTGCGCGGCGAAGTTGCCGTGCGTGTAGACGGCGCCCTTCGGCGCGCCGGTGCTGCCGCTCGTGAAGAGGATGGCGGCGAGATCCTCGGCCCGGGTGGGCGCGAGCGCGTCGCCGTCCCCCTCGCCGTGAGAGGCGCCGCGCGACATCACCTCGTCCAGCGTCAGCCCACCCCACGGCGCGCGCTTGCCGACCGTGATGGTGACCGAGGAGCTGCGCGCCCAGCGGAGCACCAGCCGGGCGACCTGCGCGGTGGGGATCCCGATGAACGCCTCGGGGCGCGCCTTCGCGAGGCACGCCTTCATGTTGGCCAGGCCGATGCCCGGGTCGACCATCACCGGGACCGCGCCCGCCTTGAACAGACCGAAGACGAGCGCGAACAGCTCGAGGGAGGGTTTGACCATCAGGGCGACGCGCGTGCCGGCCGGGACCCCGCTCCGATGCAGCCCGCGCGCGATCCGGTCCGACGCCTCGTCGAGCTGGCGGTAGGTGTAGTGCGTGTAGCGGACGCGGCCGTTGTCGGCGCGGCCGTCCGGGAAGTAGATGGCTGGCGCGAAGGGCCGACGCGCCGCCATGGCCGGCAGGTGGCTGGCGATGTTGACGACGGCCGGGGGAGTCGTGGCGGCGGGGTCGAGCGCGGGCATCGCGTGGGCCGTACTACCAGCATGCCGCGCCGATGTCTTCATCGCCCGGCCACGCCGCCCGTGGTGCGCGCGTCGCTGGCGGGGCGGAGACCGTCCTCGTCGATCCGGATGAGCTGCACGGCCGCGAGGTTGCTCACGCGCGTCATGAGGTGTCCGCGCGCGCCGAGCCCGCGCACCAGCTCCGGGTCCAGCCCCTCCTCGACGAGCACGTCGTCGGGATCGCCCTGGTGGTGGACGCGGCGGCTCGCGACGGCGTCGACGGGCGAGCGCCCGAGGACGAGCGCGAGGAGCGCCGCCTGCTCGGTGGCGGTGATGATGCGGCTGCCGCCCGAGCCGCCCGCGCACAGCACGGGGACCCCGTCGCGCAGCACGATGAGCGGGGTGGCGGAGGACACGGGGCGGCGGCCCGGCCCTGGAAGGTTGGGCGCGCCGCCGCGCAGGCCGAAGGCGTTCGGCTCGCCGCCGGGTCGCGCGAAGTCGTCGAGCTGGTCGTTGAGCGCGTAGCCGGCCGCGCTGAAGCGCGCGCCGAAGCCGAGGTTGATCGACGTGGTCACCGACGCGACGTTGCCCTCCGCGTCCACCACGCAGACGTGGGAGGTGCCGCCCTCCGCGCCGGGAACCGACGCGGCGGTCGCCTCGAGCGGCAGCGCCCACGCTTCGGTCGGCTGCGCGCGCGCGGGGTCGAAGCGGGCCGCGCGGGCGTCGAGGCGCGCTGGCGCCCTCAGCCGCGCCAGGGGCACGTCCACGTGGTCCGGATCCCCGAGCGCCTCGCGCCGGTCCCGGTAGGGACCCTTCCACGACTCGATCAGCGCGTGCCGTAGCGCGGCGTCGTCGGTCGGCGTCGGCAGCCAGCGCTCGAGGAGCGCGAGGCTGGTCAGCAGCGTGTGTCCCCCCGCGCTCGGCGGGCCGGGCGCCACCCACGTCAAGCCGTAGGCGTCGGCGCGGAGCGGCTCGCGGGCGCGCACCTCGTAGGCCGCGAGGTCGTCCATCGTCAGCAGCCCGCGCCGCGCCGTCACCTCCGTCACCAGGGTCCGGGCGATGGCGCCACGCATGAAGGGCGCGGCGCCCTCCTCGGCGAACGCCCGGAGGCTCCGCGCGAGCGCGGGATTGGTCAGACGCGCGCCCTCCGGGATGCGCGCCTCGCCGTCCGGGAACCAGGCGCCGAAGACCGCGTCGGTCCGGAGCGCGTCGGCGAAGATCGACGCGTAGTGTGCGGTGAGCGCGCTGGCCTCCCAGCCTCCCTCTGCGATGCGGATGGCGGGGGCGGCGACGGCGCGGCGGTCCACGCGACCCGAGCCGAAGCGCTCGAGCAGGGCCTCGATGCCCGCCGGCTCTCCCGGCACGCCCACCGACAGGCCCCCCGCGCGCGAGGCCTCGGGGTCCTCGCCGAACATGTCGGCGTGCGCCGCGGCGGGCGCCTCCTCGCGGAAGTCGAGGTGGGTGAGGCTGCGGTCGGACGCGCGGTAGTAGAGGGCGAAGCCGCCGCCGCCGAGCCCGCTGGACCCGGGGCGGAGGACGCCGAGCGCGAGCAAGGTCGCGGCGGCCGCGTCGGCCGCGTTGCCCCCCGCGGCCAGGATCTCGGCGCCCGCCGCGGCCGCGCGAGGATGCTCGGTCGCCACCGCGTACTCGGCGTAGACGGCCTCGGCCTCGGCCTCGGTTGGCTCCGGCGCGCGGTCCGACGCCGCGGGCTCGCAGGAGCTGCAGCCTCCGAGGAGGGCACAGAGGAGCAGCCAGGCGGCCCTCATTCGATGTAGCCGAGCGCGCGGAGCCCCTCGAGCGTCTCCTCGGAGAGCTGCTCGGCGGCCGCGGGGTCGAGGTGCCGCGGCGGGTTGTCGCGAATCCACGCGGCCAGGATCGGGCGGAGCCGCGCCACGACGGCCTCGTTCGCGTTCGCGACGTCGGTCAGCTCGCCCGGGTCGGCCTCGAGGTCGTAGAGGCGGCAGCCCTCGAGCGCCGCGTCGCAGATCAGCTTGTGCGGAGGCTCTCGGATCGCGATCTCGTTGCCGCCGAGCGTGTAGGAGATGCCGAAGGCCGGCCGGCTCGCGCACTCGCCTCCACGAAGGCAAGGTGTCTGGTCGGTGCCGACCCAGCGCTCGGGGGCCTCGAGCCCGAGCAGCCCGAAGGTGGTCGGCGCGATGTCGACGGCCATGACCTGCGCCTCGACGCGTCGATCGGCCTGGACCACGGGTGGGTACCTCACCACCCAGGGGATCTGCATGATGGTGTCGTAGACCTGCTCGGCGTGGGACAGGTACAGGTCGTGCTCGATGAGCGAGTGGCCGTGGTCGGCGAAGAGCATGAAGACCGTCTCGTCCAACACGCCCGCCTCGCGGTAGCCGTCGACGAGCCGCCCGACCTCGCGGTCCGCGTAGGCGATCTCTCCGTCGTAGCGCGCGATGTACCAGTCGAGATCGGTCCGGCCGTCGACCACCGCGCGCTGCGGCAGGCCCCCACGCCCCACCCAGATCCGCTCGCCCGGCCCGGCCGAGAGGCCGGTCACGACGAGCCCGTCGCCCACGAACTGACTGTCGAAGGGGGGCGGCGCCTCGTAGGGGAAGTGCGGGTCGAGGTAGTACGCCCAGAGGAAGAGCGGCCGCTCGCCCCGGTGCGCGCGGAAGACCTCGAGCGCGCGGCGCGTGACCTCCTCGGCGGGCCAGTCGCCGATCTGACACTCGTCGAACCGCTCGCAGAGCCCCAGCACGCCATCGAGCACGCCGTGGCCGGTGACGAGGACCGTGCGGTAGCCCTCCTGGCGCAGCCGCTCCGGGATCCAGTCGGCGTCCGGCGGGGGATGGGAGACGGGGCGCTCGCCTTCCCAGTGCAGGACATATTGCTGCGCCCATTCGCTGGTCATGATCGAGGGCACGCTCTGGAAGGTCCACATGCCCTGAACGGACGCGTTCTCGAAGAGCGCGCCCTCCGCCGCGAGGCCGGTGAGGCGAGGCGAGGTCTCCCGGGCGTAGCCGTAGGCGCTGAGGTGGTCGGCGCGCAGGGTGTCGATGGTCACCCAGAGGAGCCCGGGCGGCGCGCTCTCCTCGGCCGGACGCTCCTCCTCGGCCGCGGGCTCTCCGACCTCGGGCTCCTCGGAGCAGTTGCAGCCAGGCACGAGGAGACACGCCGAGAGGGCGAACGCGTGGAGGCGGAGCATCGCGGCCGAACCATAGACGCTCGACGCGCGGCCTTCGAGGGCCCAGCGTTGGGCGGATGGACACGGTCACCGAGCGAATCCGGCAGCAGGGCTTCGCCTTCACGCGGGGCGAGACGATGCGGCGTCGGCTCGAGGAGACGGGCTCCCTCGCGGACTGGGAGCGCTTCGCCGAGAGCTGGGATGCCCTCGAGCCCGACCCCTACCTGGCCGTGGTGGGGCGCGAGCGCCGTCGGCGTCACGGCGTCTTCGACGTACGGCTCGGCGCGGCGGCGCAGGCGGCGGATCGTCCCCACTTCCAGACCCTCGAGCACAACCCCCTCCAGGGCGGCATCGAGCGGCGCTTCGCCCCCCTCGAGCCCGAGGTGGCGAACAGCGAGAGCCTCCAGACGATCTTGCGCGAGGGGGCGCGCACCTTCGCGCCGCTCTCTCCCCCCGAGCCTCGGTGGGAGGTCGAGGTGCATCAGTTCCGGATCGAGGCGCGGCGTGGACAGACCGGCGCGCCGACCCCCGAGGGCGTGCATCGCGACGGCGTCGATCACGTGCTCGTGCTGATGATCCGACGCGTGAACATCCGGAAGGGCACGACCTCCATTCACGACGCCGGCGACCGGCGGCGGCTCGGCGCCTTCACGCTCGCGCAGCCCTTCGACGCGGCGCTCGTCGATGACCGCCGCGCGCTCCACGCGGTGACCGCGGTCGAAGCGGTCGAGGCCGATCGGCCCGCCTACCGCGACGTGCTCGTCGTGACCTACGCGCTCCGCTGACAGGCTGTCGTTCGCCGCGACTCGCCTTCGCCGAGATGTCTCGCGCGAGGCCTCCTGGGCGCCGCGTCGACGCCGATCCGCGCTCGGCACGCGGGTTGCGGTGCGAGGACGCAGGAGGACTCATGTCGCTCGAACCCGTCCGCACCGATGCACCCCTCGTCAACGCCCCCTTCAACCCCCGCATCGACCTCGGCCCCGCCAGCGCCTGGGCCGGAGACCTCGCCCTCGTCGGCGCGATCACCACGGTGGCGCTGGGGCTCGTCACGCCGATCGGCGTGAAGGTCGCCCTGGTCACGGCCGCGCTCGCCGCGCTCGGGGGCGGCCTGCTCGGCGCGGTCGTGCCCTGGCTGCTGAGCTTCCGTGTTCGCCGCAAGCCGTGGCTGGTGCTCGCGCTCGCGGCGGCCGGGCTCGGCGCGTGCTGGGGCGGCGCCGCGGGCCTCCTCGCGTCGGAGCTCACCGGCCATCACGGCTTCCGTGCGAGCGCCAGCGCCGCCACCGCGCTCGCGCTCCAGCTCGGCTGGCTCTGGCTCCCCCTCACCGTCGGTCGGGCGCGCGGCGGCGACGTGCACGGCTGGGTGGCGTTCGCCGGCGTGCTCGCCCCGCTCGTCGCGTGGGTCGCCTACCAGCACGTGACCTGGTGAGCGGGTCGGTCAGCTCGCCTCGCGCAGACGCTCGAGGATGGCGAAGAGCCCCTGCGTGGGCTCGCGATCCGACCAGCGGAGCGTGCCGAGACCGCCCTCGAGCTCGATGGCGCCCGGCTCGTGCGCTTCGAGCTCGTTCTCTTCCAGCACCACCAGCTTCGAGCGCCACCGCTCGTCGACGCGGATGGCGGTCTTCATGATGATGTCGCAGCGGAGGTCGGCCAGCGACGTCCCGATGAGCGCGGCGCGCGGCGGGTCGGGAGAGCAGATCAGGCGGAGCGCCTCGGTGCCGCTGTCGGTCACGTGGCAGGTCAGGCTGCGCTCCAGGTCACCGAGCCGCTCGCGGGTCCGCGGGTCGCACGCGATCAGCACGTAGCCGCCCATCTTCTTGAGGCGGGTGCCCGACGGTGTGCGCCGCTTGGGCGGCGCCGACTCCGACTTGCTCGCGCGCGGGAGGAAGCGCCGCACCGCGGCGAAGAGCGCGTCCCCGCCGCCCGAGACGTGCCCGTCCGCGCCGCACGACTCGGCCTGCGCTTCGAGCTCTTCGCCGCCCTCCGGACCGTAGAGGAGGACCTTGGCCCCGCGGCCGGCCCAGCTCCGCTTGACCGCCTCGACGACGTCGCGACCGGGCACGAGCGGCATGCCCGCGTGCACGATGGTCACCGCGGGACGCTCGCGCACCACGGCCGCCGCGGCGCCGATGCCGACGGTGCGCTCGATGACGCCGTGGCCGCTCTCCTCGAGCCGCGCGCCGAGCTCCACGAGCTCCATGCACTCGGGATGAACGATGAGGATCTTGTCGTCTGCCATCGTCTATCCCGTGGCCATGCCGGCGGCCGAGAGCTGCGACCGGACGCTGTTGGGGTCGAGCCCGATGTCGCCCGCCGCGAGCGAGAGCACCTCGTCGAGCGACTTGACCACCTTGACCTTGTTGCGGAGCTTGCTCACCAGGAGCATCCCGGCGAGCGCCGAGCGGTGCACGCTCCCCATGAAGCCTCCCGTGTCGATGACGACGTAGAGCTTGGCGAGCACGGGCATCAGCGACTCGGCGGAGCGGACCATGGCCTTGCGCACGTCGTCGTCTGGCGGCTTGCTGCCATCCTCGGTGATCGAGACGTAGACGACCGGTTTCCCGAGCTCCCGGTGGAACTGGTTGACCTCGTCGCGCACGGCGGTGATGTCGCCGAGCGTCATGTCCTGCCAGCGCACCACGAGCATGCTGCCGACCTTGTTGACCCTGTAGCCCATCGAATCGTCTCTCCTCATCCGAGTCCAACCTCTGCCGCGGCCTCGCGGAGCAGACTCGCCCGATAGGAGTCGTCTGCCTGTACGTACATGCACGTCGTGCGCGGCCGTGAGCCCCAGCGGCGCTTCTCCAGGTCCGCGTCCATGCCCAGGTGCACTCGCTCCATGCCGAGCGCGCGGGCGCGTCGAAGCACCTGGAAGAGCAGCTGCTTGTAGCTGCCGTGGGAGCCGACGTAGCGATAGTCCAGCCCGCCGAAGAGGGGCGCGTAGTGTCCACCCGAGCGGTGCGCGGCCCAGAACGCGACGGGGCTGCCGTCCGACGGACCGCCCTCCGCCGCGTCGAGGTGAAGGGTCATCACCTCCCACGCCTCCGAGTGCACGAGCTGCTTCACGAGATCGGGGGGAAGGTAGAAGGTGTTGAGCCGCACCTTGCGCTCCGCGATCTCCAGGTAGAGCCGGTGGAGCCGCGCGCACGCGAAGTCGAGCCCGGGCGCCTCGGGGGTCAGCTCTCGCACTTCGTACATGGCCTTGCGCTGCAGGCTCTGCTTGGACGCGCGCCGGTAGCGGC
This sequence is a window from Sandaracinaceae bacterium. Protein-coding genes within it:
- a CDS encoding fatty acid CoA ligase family protein; the encoded protein is MPALDPAATTPPAVVNIASHLPAMAARRPFAPAIYFPDGRADNGRVRYTHYTYRQLDEASDRIARGLHRSGVPAGTRVALMVKPSLELFALVFGLFKAGAVPVMVDPGIGLANMKACLAKARPEAFIGIPTAQVARLVLRWARSSSVTITVGKRAPWGGLTLDEVMSRGASHGEGDGDALAPTRAEDLAAILFTSGSTGAPKGAVYTHGNFAAQVDALRETFDIQPGEIDLPTFPLFALFDPALGMTTVIPDMDPTRPAKASPEKLVEAIEDFGVTCMFGSPALLDGLSRWGERTGKTLPTLRRVFSAGAPVQTAVLARMRAMLPDDAEVWTPYGATECLPVAVIESREVIDHAAALTAEGAGVCVGRPVASAEVRVIPITDAPIASLDEAPACATDEVGEIIVRAPQATARYWEAEAQTRLAKIPTDDGGFFHRMGDLGYFDADGRLWFCGRKTQRVVDGDRTWFTVACERVFDTHADVFRSALVGVPRGGRTDPVLCVQREPDARLSPVELSRELRELARAQPMTEAIETFLFHDDFPVDIRHNAKIRREELAVWARDQLLR
- a CDS encoding gamma-glutamyltransferase, which gives rise to MRAAWLLLCALLGGCSSCEPAASDRAPEPTEAEAEAVYAEYAVATEHPRAAAAGAEILAAGGNAADAAAATLLALGVLRPGSSGLGGGGFALYYRASDRSLTHLDFREEAPAAAHADMFGEDPEASRAGGLSVGVPGEPAGIEALLERFGSGRVDRRAVAAPAIRIAEGGWEASALTAHYASIFADALRTDAVFGAWFPDGEARIPEGARLTNPALARSLRAFAEEGAAPFMRGAIARTLVTEVTARRGLLTMDDLAAYEVRAREPLRADAYGLTWVAPGPPSAGGHTLLTSLALLERWLPTPTDDAALRHALIESWKGPYRDRREALGDPDHVDVPLARLRAPARLDARAARFDPARAQPTEAWALPLEATAASVPGAEGGTSHVCVVDAEGNVASVTTSINLGFGARFSAAGYALNDQLDDFARPGGEPNAFGLRGGAPNLPGPGRRPVSSATPLIVLRDGVPVLCAGGSGGSRIITATEQAALLALVLGRSPVDAVASRRVHHQGDPDDVLVEEGLDPELVRGLGARGHLMTRVSNLAAVQLIRIDEDGLRPASDARTTGGVAGR
- a CDS encoding sulfatase, whose product is MLRLHAFALSACLLVPGCNCSEEPEVGEPAAEEERPAEESAPPGLLWVTIDTLRADHLSAYGYARETSPRLTGLAAEGALFENASVQGMWTFQSVPSIMTSEWAQQYVLHWEGERPVSHPPPDADWIPERLRQEGYRTVLVTGHGVLDGVLGLCERFDECQIGDWPAEEVTRRALEVFRAHRGERPLFLWAYYLDPHFPYEAPPPFDSQFVGDGLVVTGLSAGPGERIWVGRGGLPQRAVVDGRTDLDWYIARYDGEIAYADREVGRLVDGYREAGVLDETVFMLFADHGHSLIEHDLYLSHAEQVYDTIMQIPWVVRYPPVVQADRRVEAQVMAVDIAPTTFGLLGLEAPERWVGTDQTPCLRGGECASRPAFGISYTLGGNEIAIREPPHKLICDAALEGCRLYDLEADPGELTDVANANEAVVARLRPILAAWIRDNPPRHLDPAAAEQLSEETLEGLRALGYIE
- a CDS encoding 2OG-Fe dioxygenase family protein, with translation MDTVTERIRQQGFAFTRGETMRRRLEETGSLADWERFAESWDALEPDPYLAVVGRERRRRHGVFDVRLGAAAQAADRPHFQTLEHNPLQGGIERRFAPLEPEVANSESLQTILREGARTFAPLSPPEPRWEVEVHQFRIEARRGQTGAPTPEGVHRDGVDHVLVLMIRRVNIRKGTTSIHDAGDRRRLGAFTLAQPFDAALVDDRRALHAVTAVEAVEADRPAYRDVLVVTYALR